The Cyanobacterium stanieri LEGE 03274 nucleotide sequence AAATAGTTATCTAAAGGTACGGGAATTGTATTAGTTACGATTACTTCCTCAAAAACATCACTAGATAAGCGAGAAATAGCAGGTCCAGAAAATACCGCATGGGTTGCACAGGCATAAATTTTCTTAGCTCCTTCTTTCTTAAGAAGTCTTGCCCCTTCGAGTAATGTTCCCGCAGTATCAATCATGTCGTCCACCAAAATGGCATTTTTACCCTTGACATCACCAATAACATTCATCACTTCAGCCACATTATGAGCCTGACGACGTTTGTCAATAATTGCTAGGGGTGCATCATTAAGTTTTTTGGCGAAAGCCCTTGCCCGGGCAACCCCCCCCACGTCGGGAGATACCACCACAAAATCTTCTAGCTCTTTTTGGAGAAGATAATCGAGGATAACAGGAGAACCATAAACATGATCTAGAGGAATATCAAAGTATCCTTGAATCTGGGCCGAATGTAAATCCATGGCAAGAACTCGGTTAGCTCCTGCTTGGGTAACTAAGTTGGCGACTAATTTAGCAGAAATAGACTCCCTACCTGCGGTTTTACGGTCTGCCCTAGCATAGGAATAATAGGGAATAACTGCGGTAATTTGCCGTGCTGATGCCCGACGACAGGCATCAATCATGATCAGCAACTCCATTAAGTTATCGTTGACAGGATTGCAACAGGGTTGAATTAAATAAACGTCGCACCCCCTGATTGATTCTTGGATTTGGACGTATAGCTCTCCGTCGGCAAATCTTTTCCGAATCATCGGTCCTAGATCCATGCCTAGATAGCGCGCTACTTCGGTAGCTAGTCCGATGTTTGCTGACCCTGAAAATAATCTAAGGCGATTATTGTCGGATACTTGATGTTGTAACATGGGACTGAGTGTTAAAGTGGCAGAATGACTCACGGCAAATTCTTTAACCTCGTAAAATTTAATAATAATTTAATCTTTATCTTTCCCTTTGTGATCAGAGAAGTTTTACTCTTGTATTCTAATTTACAATATATATAGCATTTTGCTTCATTTATTTTGAGGTTTTATTAACTTTTTCATGAAAACTTTATTTATTACGGGTACGGATACGGATGCGGGAAAAACCATTGTAACGACGGCGTGGAGGGCTTATTATAAGGTTTATCATCCTCATTTATCAACGGGTTTGATGAAGTTATTGCAAACGGGGGTGCAGGGAGATGCGGAGTTTTATCAACATTTTTTTGATGATGTGGAGATTCCTTTGCGGTATGATGCACCCTTAGCCCCTCCTGTGGCGGCGGCCATGGAAAATCGTTCTATTGATATGGATTTAATTTATTCTCGTTTACGGGCTTTGCAGTCGGACTATGATCTGTTTTTGGTGGAGGCTTTGGGGGGTTTAGGTTCTCCCATTACTGAAGATTTAACCATTGCCCATGTGGCTGATAGTTGGGCTTTGGATACTATTTTAGTTGTCCCTGTTAAGCTAGGGGCGATCGCCCATACAGTAGCCAATGTCGCCCTAGCTAGACAACATAAAATTAATTTAAAAGGGATTATTTTTAATTGTGTTAACCCCTGTACAGAGGAACAGATTAATAATTGGACTCCCAAAAAAATGATCGAGTCTTTTACTAATATTCCAGTGTTGGGTTATTTTCCTTATGTGGACAATCTTTTTGATTTGCAGGTTTTGGCAAAAACTTTTCATGATTTCATTGAAATAAAATCTTATTAAAAAAATAAAATATTGTAAGATAAAAAATTATAATTTCACTAAAATTGCTAATCTATTTTACAAAAAATTTTATAACCCCATAAACCTACTAAAAACATTCCCATAGCACATAAAACATATAAAAAACTCATTCCAGCGCCCTTACTTGTACCAAAAATGGGGCTAAAAATATTATTTGTCATCATTAAAGGTTCAAAAATATAATCCGCTAAAAAACCACCTAATAAATAAGCAATTAAAGAACAAATTAACACACACATTCCCTCAAAAGCTAAAATTTTTCCTTGTATATCAACGGGAATTTTTTTGAGCCAAACAGTTTTTTGAGAACTACCTAACATCGGGAAATTTAAAGAAGAAAAAAATTGTGCCACAGTCCATATAAAAGCAGTATTACCCACACCAAAAATTATTTTACTAATTCCAGCCCCCATCATCGCCATAACTATACCCAAAAAAGGACGAGAAAACCCCCCCCAAGTAGTGATTATTAATGAACCCAAAACCCCCCCTAATCCTGCAAAAGTAGCAATTTGAGCATAAATAAATTCATTATTGTTACTACGAGCTAAAATCATGGGAGCATAAATGGCATCACCGACATCATGAAAAAATTGGAATATACATACTATTACCAAAAGATTTATTAAGTTATGATTGTGTTTTATATATTTATAACTGCTAGTTATTTGATAACGTAAATTAGGAAAGTTTTGAACTTGATTAATAATCTTTTTCTTAGGAATTTTTACTTTTATAAGTATTAAAAAAGCAATAAAAAAAGTAATAATATCTACTATTAAAATACCCTGAAAATGAATCAATGGATATAAAATTCCAGCCAAAGCGGGAGCAATAATACGAGAGCCATAACCTGCTAAAAATTCTAAACTATTGGCTCGGTTATATTGATGAGATGCGACCATTAAAGGAACGGTGGTAGTATAAGCTAATTCTTGAATACCACCAAAAAAAGAGTTGATAAAAGTAGTGATATATAAATCGATTATTGTTAACTGTTGATTTAATTCCCTGAATAATAAAAATAATGTACTTAATACCGCTACGGTATCACCCAACATCATCAAGAATTTACGATCGCACCTATCCACCAAAAAACCAGCTAAAGGAGCAACCAAAATTTGGGGTAACTGTTGAAAAAACCATAACAAAGATAAGCTACTAGCCTGAGAAGTCGCCCCCCAAGTCCAAAAAATGAGGGCAAAAGTAGTCATGCGACTACCAATCAAGGAGAATCCCTGCCCCATCCATAAAATAATAAAAGAATAAAAATTACTATTGCTCATTTACCAGATAACGAAATAAATCATCAACTACTCGATTAGCAGCCATCAAACTAGGTACATTCCAATAGGGAGGAATTTGATAAACTTGACCATTTTTTACCGCCCCTAGTTGTTG carries:
- a CDS encoding ribose-phosphate pyrophosphokinase; this encodes MSHSATLTLSPMLQHQVSDNNRLRLFSGSANIGLATEVARYLGMDLGPMIRKRFADGELYVQIQESIRGCDVYLIQPCCNPVNDNLMELLIMIDACRRASARQITAVIPYYSYARADRKTAGRESISAKLVANLVTQAGANRVLAMDLHSAQIQGYFDIPLDHVYGSPVILDYLLQKELEDFVVVSPDVGGVARARAFAKKLNDAPLAIIDKRRQAHNVAEVMNVIGDVKGKNAILVDDMIDTAGTLLEGARLLKKEGAKKIYACATHAVFSGPAISRLSSDVFEEVIVTNTIPVPLDNYFPQLKVLSVANLLGETIWRIHEDSSVSIMFR
- the bioD gene encoding dethiobiotin synthase, whose translation is MKTLFITGTDTDAGKTIVTTAWRAYYKVYHPHLSTGLMKLLQTGVQGDAEFYQHFFDDVEIPLRYDAPLAPPVAAAMENRSIDMDLIYSRLRALQSDYDLFLVEALGGLGSPITEDLTIAHVADSWALDTILVVPVKLGAIAHTVANVALARQHKINLKGIIFNCVNPCTEEQINNWTPKKMIESFTNIPVLGYFPYVDNLFDLQVLAKTFHDFIEIKSY
- a CDS encoding MFS transporter is translated as MSNSNFYSFIILWMGQGFSLIGSRMTTFALIFWTWGATSQASSLSLLWFFQQLPQILVAPLAGFLVDRCDRKFLMMLGDTVAVLSTLFLLFRELNQQLTIIDLYITTFINSFFGGIQELAYTTTVPLMVASHQYNRANSLEFLAGYGSRIIAPALAGILYPLIHFQGILIVDIITFFIAFLILIKVKIPKKKIINQVQNFPNLRYQITSSYKYIKHNHNLINLLVIVCIFQFFHDVGDAIYAPMILARSNNNEFIYAQIATFAGLGGVLGSLIITTWGGFSRPFLGIVMAMMGAGISKIIFGVGNTAFIWTVAQFFSSLNFPMLGSSQKTVWLKKIPVDIQGKILAFEGMCVLICSLIAYLLGGFLADYIFEPLMMTNNIFSPIFGTSKGAGMSFLYVLCAMGMFLVGLWGYKIFCKID